In Musa acuminata AAA Group cultivar baxijiao chromosome BXJ3-9, Cavendish_Baxijiao_AAA, whole genome shotgun sequence, a single genomic region encodes these proteins:
- the LOC103996558 gene encoding E3 ubiquitin-protein ligase ATL42-like, with translation MREEAKNLPTQHNIGKTNMLPTHPYSHAMPLLLSLDLLFLLVSVPAAFVAAQPSDANTWSQPDVTISFRPGVAVVIGIFAIMFSVTFLLLVYAKFCHSAASEFFGTASAGHGEFLLPQHRFSGIDKAAVESLPLFRFSTLRGARDGLECAVCLSRFGDADVLRLLPRCKHAFHVDCVDRWLEAHSTCPLCRCKVDAEDAELFKCSTSSRFLFSSDRHEDGLPDLELFMERQRFDDGDHRCSSRFSIGSSFRKISRSTKEKEDLRTLEEGTNDAQPLHRFKHKIIVSDVMFKRRWSDVNASDLLSLSADMLDMVSSKRFTDPDANMEPFGDAIAGESAEGKIATNEKILKIKKEMEKKRLLENKARRINSSNSVAMPSNTCANSRDVLSSGERSMSEITNLPRFRMIRDAGSSGCAGAKDEKLRRIWLPIARRTVQWFAGRERRSQTQYSRTKEVANV, from the coding sequence ATGAGGGAAGAGGCCAAAAATCTTCCTACACAACACAACATAGGAAAGACCAACATGCTCCCCACACATCCTTATTCTCATGCTATGCCTCTCCTTCTTTCCTTGGATCTCCTGTTCCTCCTGGTATCTGTCCCGGCCGCCTTCGTCGCCGCACAGCCGTCGGATGCCAACACATGGTCGCAGCCGGACGTCACCATCTCCTTCCGGCCCGGGGTGGCGGTGGTTATCGGCATCTTTGCCATCATGTTCTCGGTCACCTTCCTCCTGCTTGTATATGCCAAGTTTTGCCACTCTGCGGCCTCGGAGTTCTTCGGCACGGCGTCCGCCGGCCATGGCGAGTTCCTCCTCCCTCAGCATCGGTTCTCCGGCATAGACAAGGCCGCCGTCGAGTCGCTTCCCTTATTCCGGTTCTCGACGCTGCGCGGAGCCCGGGACGGCCTCGAGTGCGCCGTCTGCCTGTCGAGGTTCGGAGACGCGGACGTCCTCCGCCTGCTGCCGCGGTGCAAACACGCGTTCCATGTCGACTGCGTTGACCGTTGGCTCGAGGCTCACTCCACGTGCCCGCTGTGCCGATGCAAGGTCGACGCGGAGGACGCCGAGCTCTTCAAGTGCTCCACCAGCTCCCGCTTCCTGTTCTCCTCCGACCGCCATGAGGACGGCCTCCCCGACCTCGAGCTGTTCATGGAGAGACAACGCTTCGACGACGGCGACCACCGCTGCTCATCAAGATTCAGCATAGGAAGCAGCTTCAGGAAGATCAGCAGGAGCACCAAGGAGAAGGAAGATCTCAGGACGCTGGAAGAAGGCACCAACGATGCTCAACCCCTCCACAGATTCAAGCACAAGATCATAGTCTCCGACGTCATGTTCAAGCGCCGGTGGAGCGACGTGAACGCGTCGGATTTGCTGTCGCTGAGTGCCGACATGTTGGACATGGTGTCCAGCAAAAGATTCACCGATCCGGACGCCAACATGGAGCCTTTTGGAGATGCAATAGCTGGAGAGAGCGCAGAAGGGAAGATCGCAACGAATGAGAAGATTCTGAAGATTAAGAAGGAGATGGAGAAGAAGAGATTGCTCGAGAACAAAGCCAGACGAATCAACAGCAGCAACTCAGTTGCCATGCCGAGCAATACTTGTGCTAACTCGAGAGATGTGCTCTCATCAGGGGAAAGATCGATGTCGGAGATCACTAACCTCCCCAGATTCAGGATGATAAGGGATGCAGGAAGCAGTGGATGCGCAGGGGCGAAAGATGAGAAGCTGAGGAGGATTTGGCTGCCGATTGCGAGGCGGACGGTGCAGTGGTTTGCCGGCAGAGAGAGGAGATCACAGACACAGTACAGTAGGACAAAGGAAGTTGCAAATGTGTGA
- the LOC103996559 gene encoding multiprotein-bridging factor 1a, which translates to MAGNGPITQDWEPIVIRKKAPTAAAKKDEKAVNAARRSGAEIETVKKSTAGTNKAASSSTSLNTRKLDEETENLTHERVSSELKKNIMQARLGKKLTQAQLGQLINEKPQVIQEYESGKALPNQQIITKLERVLGVKLRGKK; encoded by the exons ATGGCAGGGAACGGTCCCATCACGCAAGACTGGGAGCCCATTGTGATCCGCAAGAAGGCGCCCACCGCCGCTGCCAAGAAGGACGAGAAGGCCGTCAACGCCGCCCGACGCAGTGGAGCCGAGATCGAAACCGTCAAGAAGT CTACCGCTGGTACGAACAAGGCCGCTTCTAGCAGCACTTCTCTGAATACGAGGAAGCTCGACGAGGAGACTGAGAATCTTACTC ATGAGCGAGTGTCAAGCGAACTGAAGAAGAACATTATGCAAGCTCGACTGGGTAAGAAGTTAACCCAGGCTCAACTTGGACAG CTAATTAATGAGAAGCCCCAAGTGATCCAAGAATATGAGTCAGGAAAGGCTCTTCCAAATCAACAGATAATTACCAAACTAGAAAGGGTGCTTGGAGTGAAGCTTCGAGGTAAAAAGTAG
- the LOC135648721 gene encoding glyoxylase I 4-like, with protein sequence MGVEMVQEEAMSSMPPLMSLNHVSFMCRSVSQSVKFYQEVLGFVSIKRPSSFSFKGAWLFNYGIGIHLLQCNTSEENLPKRKGVINPKDNHISFQCSNMKLLMLKLKKMGVEYVTAKVEEEGIQVDQLFFHDPDGNMIEICNCDNLPVLPLSPCRLRR encoded by the exons ATGGGTGTGGAGATGGTCCAAGAGGAGGCAATGTCGTCGATGCCGCCATTGATGTCGCTGAACCATGTGTCATTCATGTGCCGATCGGTAAGCCAGTCGGTGAAGTTCTACCAGGAGGTGCTCGGCTTTGTCAGCATCAAGAGGCCTTCTTCCTTCAGCTTCAAAGGCGCTTG gtTGTTCAACTACGGAATTGGCATTCATTTGCTGCAGTGCAACACCTCGGAGGAGAACCTCCCCAAGAGAAAGGGAGTGATCAACCCCAAGGACAACCACATCTCCTTCCAGTGCTCCAACATGAAGCTCTTGATGCTGAAGCTGAAGAAGATGGGCGTGGAGTACGTGACCGCCAAGGTGGAGGAGGAAGGCATTCAGGTTGACCAGCTCTTCTTCCACGACCCAGATGGAAACATGATCGAGATCTGCAACTGCGACAACCTCCCCGTACTCCCCCTCTCGCCATGCCGTCTCAGACGATAA
- the LOC135650283 gene encoding ABC transporter I family member 6, chloroplastic-like → MALLTYSSTIPFSSSSLPTSLSSRRFPATPFRTHVSEPLNPWRFRSRLPRLHAPTRAKATLTVDSPATGDASSRNGPPRVLLEVKDLKAVIKESGQEILRGVNLTIHGGEVHAIMGKNGSGKSTFSKVLVGHQDYDVTGGSVLFKDQNLLEMEPEERSHVGLFMSFQTPVEIPGVSNFDFLLMAFNARRKNHGLPPVEPLEFYSLVTPKVASLNMNPKFLDRNVNEGFSGGEKKRNEILQLAVLEADLAILDEIDSGLDVDALQDVAKAVNGLLTPNNSVLIITHYQRLLECIKPSYVHIMEDGMIVRTGDVSLAEQLEREGYRGISMS, encoded by the exons ATGGCTCTTCTCACCTATTCCTCCAccattcccttctcctcctcgtcctTGCCTACTTCCCTCTCATCTCGACGCTTTCCCGCGACGCCCTTCCGAACTCATGTCTCGGAACCTCTCAATCCCTGGCGGTTCCGGTCCCGCCTTCCCCGCCTTCACGCCCCTACGCGGGCGAAGGCGACGCTTACCGTCGACTCCCCGGCCACGGGCGATGCCTCCTCCAGGAACGGTCCCCCGAGGGTCCTACTGGAGGTGAAGGATTTGAAGGCCGTCATCAAGGAGTCCGGGCAGGAGATCTTGCGGGGTGTCAATCTAACCATCCACGGGGGCGAG GTTCACGCGATTATGGGGAAGAATGGATCCGGAAAGAGCACGTTTTCAAAG GTTCTCGTTGGCCATCAAGATTATGATGTAACTGGAGGTAGTGTGCTTTTCAAAGACCAGAACTTGCTTGAAATGGAACCAGAAGAAAGGTCCCATGTTGGGCTTTTCATGAGTTTTCAGACCCCTGTGGAGATACCAGGTGTAAGCAACTTTGACTTTCTCCTCATGGCATTCAATGCTCGAAGAAAAAACCATGGGCTACCACCGGTAGAACCTCTCGAG TTCTACAGTTTGGTGACTCCTAAGGTCGCTTCTTTGAATATGAATCCAAAATTTCTTGACAGAAATGTAAATGAAGGCTTCAGTGGTGGTGAAAAGAAACGGAATGAAATCCTGCAACTTGCA GTTCTTGAGGCAGATTTGGCTATTCTAGATGAAATTGATTCAGGGTTAGATGTCGATGCACTTCAAGATGTAGCAAAAGCAGTTAATGGGCTGTTAACACCGAATAATTCTGTCTTGATTATCACACATTATCAACGCCTTCTGGAGTGTATCAAACCGAGCTATGTTCATATAATG GAGGATGGCATGATTGTAAGGACAGGTGATGTTTCACTAGCAGAACAGCTAGAGAGGGAGGGATACAGaggcatctctatgtcataa